From a single Diachasmimorpha longicaudata isolate KC_UGA_2023 chromosome 15, iyDiaLong2, whole genome shotgun sequence genomic region:
- the LOC135169813 gene encoding glutamate--cysteine ligase regulatory subunit, which translates to MEPSSVLINTGNILSFNELKLKVGQNTNEELVEALKITLRESQAKNHAANATNGTDPTTLEDRKELKITVKIFMPSADPDLLKKAIDESFKIFDTDRIETLILAYGEAKNTESELAQLQRLWPVVETYVNDGKICHVGFSNVDTELFIKLYEWATVRPSIVQINLASCCVVPPALQTFTKEHDVQLLTHNDPYQLLGKDSLADVVGAPAKLQWVVKYQVHVKCRGVLTVKGYLVQYEK; encoded by the exons ATGGAGCCATCAAGTGTATTGATCAACACTGGAAATATATTGTCTTTCAATGAATTGAAGTTAAAAGTGGGACAAAATACCAACGAGGAG CTTGTCGAAGCGTTGAAGATTACTTTGAGGGAATCGCAGGCGAAAAATCACGCTGCAAACGCT ACCAACGGAACTGACCCTACAACTCTCGAAGACCGGAAGGAGTTGAAGATCACAGTGAAGATATTTATGCCCTCAGCAGATCCAGACTTGTTAAAAAAGGCCATAGATGAAA gtttcaaaattttcgataCAGACCGCATCGAAACATTGATATTGGCATATGGAGAAGCTAAAAACACTGAGAGTGAACTGGCACAGCTTCAGAGACTCTGGCCTGTCGTTGAAACATATGTCAATGATGGGAAAATCTGCCATGTTGGATTCAGCAACGTTGATACCGAACTTTTTATCAAATTGTACGAGTGGGCCACT GTCCGACCAAGCATCGTGCAAATAAATCTCGCCTCTTGCTGTGTGGTTCCACCAGCCCTCCAAACATTTACGAAAGAGCACGATGTGCAGTTGTTGACACACAACGATCCATATC AACTTCTGGGTAAAGATTCGTTGGCCGACGTCGTCGGGGCTCCTGCTAAACTTCAGTGGGTCGTTAAATACCAAGTGCACGTTAAATGTCGAGGTGTTTTAACTGTTAAAGGATATCTAGTAcaatatgaaaaatga